The genomic stretch aggttttttttcaattactcggaaacCGTTTAAGAttaatagctgaaattttcactgaattattttcatttgggtCTGAATTGATCCCTGAAGTaccgacaaaaaattcagcggGGGCCGATTCGACCTGCTTATCCGGCTATGCCCTTTATCTgagctacgataaaattttcgtgtgattgatttctgatcatcaccgagatacgttgctaatttctcaagactactgggcatgaagcggtacgaatctacgaatctaaattttatatctgtccccttgacatattttgtaaaagaaatgtatttttctttgtttacggcTAGAAGCTCAAttgtgccctcgaacgatgtagccaACGCTTTGATtagaaaatgcgaatcgtaacccgacagattgtggaatatcactgggatagtgtgcgaattttggtaatttagattgcaacctcggtgagcagcaccacggtactttcccgtgaaatggcagtgatcacgatgtttcacgtctgcgagtgtaaacggtttttcacaaatgtgacacactgtcgttgagtgaaattcgttgatttgattgaaattgagcggttccatcggtacaacagttttgaaataaacttccaacgaatgtgccaattccgctaactcattcacaaaccattgaacgcAAGTCTTTTCGcgatcaattttaaattttgaaagcgaatcgtcaaacgcgcaatgcagatagtaagctatactatacgaaagatgcttctgataaattgttcttgtacccatctttttgagcgtaggttccagtaaacattcgagatccgcgtaaatacagaatggaacggtttctttgtgcttgaaatttttgaattttagaattttttcctcatctgtaggtagaataactttggttttgtttaaattcatgcaatctacattgtgctttGTTAAAGACTCTTCAGATTGAAAGTGTGatagacacctatcgcacGACCACGTCTGATGTGCGCGTTTGGAAATTTGGGAACTCgttaatcgagacagatttcgaatccatgcaaaatgaaagattctagtcttctcataattttccatatctACATCGTCATTGTCGTTTTCAGACTCTATTACTAAAAGATGGATTgtaggtttatcagacttgtttcggcTTAAATAAATGGGTACAATTTCACTGCGCTTTTTTTCCGCACTATCTATACGATAAACGTTAACTGAAAGTTTGTtgagtttctcaaattttggaatctggtctaaagacattggaaaatgcaaaccgtcgtattgtagcactgagctgaaatgtggatacgaagtaattttgctgggattgttgttgtcggctgggaacagagctgcggtgaccgaccagaggaaggaatacgagtcgctgttacggatgttgacgacagccttcttatcttgaatatctttgggtagtggtgtgtatgtgaagacaccgcctcgtagtggtacgtacttgttgatattcacagtcaaattgattatttcagtcagcgaccagcctgaatccttttcctggaaatcttccacctttttcaacaaacgctccgtcgcgttttcgatgaaccattcgttgatatccgttgtctggaggatgattttatttctcgtattaaaaaatttgatctcttccaccgtgcgatcaacttttctaagtttaaatttacaagccaggataacgttggctttcaagctcctgtctttcttcagagTGTTTTTCAGcctcgtcacagctagtacctttgcgtcttctagaaatctctccatatctttatgcttcaaattgacgatggatccagttcgaattctactctcgaaagctgattccaaatcttctcaccgtactcgatcgcttcttcgtcggcttcgtaatccgtcacccactttctgcaattgttgaaatttgactgtcaacgatttcagaattccaattgtagtcaaaattcttgtcttctccccgatcgttgaggcgttgttgcgtaagattttattcaaaagcctgatattttgggttccgagtcgaatccattttgcaatctctgccggtgacgatttttccgataaaatcttgaacgccgattccataatatcgatcaatctcaaacacttcgcggattctatcttgagctttttcctcacgtatacttgacagcttgtgacgtaatgatcgtttgctgtgatgagcgtcctttttatagggcagctgtacggatgcgcgcgcaccttttggcattccaagagcgatagtaacccaacaccgcagatccatggctttgaatgtaccgcgactatcggtcgaccttggatatcaaaccgacatccgagtaaatgaaaaacaattctcggaaccattaattttggaatgtcacgtggttgataacgtgggaacggaatgtgaggtggttgatatcaaaccgacatccgaataagtgaaacacgattctcggaaccattaattttggaatgtcacgtggttgataaggtgggaaaggaatgtgggggtggttgatgttacacatcagcagtcctaccgtgggaaaggaattcggagtggttcatgttacacatcagcggtcctatcgtgggagaagaatgcgggacgtgacgtcatcgcggaaaagggaTGGAGTCTGGGCTACAcggagcggaaaagggtttgagtctgggctgcgcggagcggctcggtgGGCTGCGgggagcggctcggtcggtaaagaaggtgtttgtactcagaaccGGCTTTGCTATACTACTAATGACATAGATTTTCGCGGGATGTATTTCTAGTATTGCTAAACACATCCGGTTCAGAAACAATTTCGCGTATGTATTAGGGTAATCTTCAAAACAGGCTCGGACGATTGTCAaccgcccccccccccaaatttgctataaataaataaataacggtCTGTTCAAGagcacaatttttcatctcaaccCTAAACCCTCACGCCAACACATGCGTGTTTCCTGCAATttcggtatttattttattgccGCATCTAATCTTTCAGTCAATAATCTGTAAGTATGACAATTTTGCGGACATCGATGCTACTATCAGATGAGAATATCCGGAgcgtatatggggcattctatGTCAATTATTCGCCATTTATGTCCGCTTTTTCGACGAACAGGAATTAAGGGAtaggtattttcgtttttgttaatgattttctatcaaatcGACGAAAAAAGGCAGATTTAAGTGATGCATACTCGATGTAGAATGCCCCAAAAcccttcaataaaataaaaaagaataattttctttgcgGAACTACGActtaaaacgagaaaaaaaagcatttaaaaaaaaattgtccgatattttgataaatttatggtGTTTGGATGGGTTGAGACaaacatctaaaatatttcagaaagacAGCTTTTGGCAGGTACaagaaagtgtaaaattttcaatagaatCAAAATTGGTCGGGGTCACGGGTTGGTCGGTTtcgcatggaatgccccgttCACGTACAGTCGGGCTACGTGCGATTACGAATAGTTACCGCGATTGTGAACTGATGTTACCATTCCCCAACGATGCCTCATAATATgcacgaatttcaaaatctaacGGTTATTCTGagtgagttgtacattttttcgtatccacCTGAAAGCCTATGCTCTCGTCGGCACTGCAGATTGTTGCTTGAGCAGAAACATGTGGTGTTACCATCTGGTACCGCTTCGGTCGACTACAGCGCTTCTGACggttcaacgttgaactaaATTACAGACTTCTCGTGCATCACAACGGGCTCCTGTCACCTGGAAATCGCCCGCACAAATCGTGCCATATTTACAGAAAACTGACTGGTGCTATAGGTTTTCCCGAATTACGTGTGTGTTTTTGTACGTCGGTATCTCCCTggcaaaagtgaaagaaattctgataTCGTACAAGAggtgaatattcaacaagtcGCTAGCCCGATCGACCATGTTTGACGCGACGTGATTTTATTgagttcatcattatttttattagacgGTATCAGTGATCTGCGATAGTAGTGACTGAGATACagacgtacaattttattcaagctatcttttaaaaattttcccagtcaGATTCATACCCCCGTTTTATCAGGATTTGTGCGGGCGATTTCTCCGCTTCTGACGTCACGAAATATATATAGGACATGCGAGGTCAGCAGCACCTTAACCCTTCAGGACATGGGTGTTTTGACTGCCATTATTTACTCTGGCCATGAGAAAAACTCTCATGGCTTCTGCGCATGCGCTCagtatattttaaatacagCTTTCttaagaaaatatcatttatttataattttcaatgttttttaaggtaaaataattgttcaaatttattattaaagtaatgtcaattaaatattcacaatgaaaaataacttaGATCTAAGTACTCATAAAATGTATTTGTCAGGGttatatataaaacaaaaatattgacTTACGTTTATTTAACACcttttaataatattcatttaatgaatatcaacaattgaattataaattttacatttttgaaagcAGATAACACAGCACAACATTGCACAATTATTCTTTAGGTATATGTATCATGTAAACAAGTATGGCGGACGCATACTACGGAACGACCCGAACTAGGccgaaaagaaacgaaagctAAAATCTCTCACCCTTTAATACTCTGtccatgagaaaaaatctcatgttctccaaaaaattattttttttcacaattttcgtttaaaaaaaaaaacagtttttagtGAATGTGTATCTAGAAAACTAAATTATAGgaagatacaaaaattttcaagtagtctttccatttgaattttaaaagatatttGAGATCTACGTTGAGCATGAGAGAAAATCTCATAACCCATGTCCTGAAGGGTTAAGATTGCATACGATAAATTATGCttcaatttgataaatatcaTAATAACTTTGTTGCGAAGATGCATACTTTCGGACTAGTACTTAGGAAAgccgattttaaaaatatcgaggATGGTATTAAATATCAAAGTTCACAATGCCGGTTAATGTATTGAGTTCCTTCTCAGTTTTTATTACATCACAAAGATCAATCAGCAAATCAACACTTCTAATTTGAACAccaatatcaataaatttttgtttagtcgtttcaacattttccacTGACAAAATTGCCACAACAGAtctattatcattttcttctgAAGTGATAAGACTCGTTGCAGTGTGATCCTAAggatctgaatttttttgaccaTCAAAATCACAAGCCGACTGAGTAGTAGTTGAACTTGTTGATGAACCcagttttttattattagtaGCTTCATTGCCTGAAATGAtggtatttttgtttttatctctgttaattcttcttctctctctgtcattatttattttgttactGGATCCTGGTTTCATATCTTTACAAGGCAGATTACAAGAAGGCactgcgtttttttttttaacatcttTTGCCTTTTGACCCAGAATCTGcgtagaaaacaaattttcttagttgaattcagaataaaaaaaaaatgagctaaaaagtaaatataatTACCTGGTGAGAAATaatccgatttttcaaagtGAAAGGAACTAACTTGCATATtttctgtaatatttttccCTATTTTTAACACTTTGCCACATTTTTCGACAGTCAATTTTCCCATCCACACCGAAAGCATTagtaattttcacaaaattttcattttgttttggaaaataatgaaatctcACATCTAAATTCCTGCAAGCTTTACTGCTACACCCATATACACTTCAAAATGTTAtacttttgttttgttttgtagAAAATCGAACGCCCAACAAATTCTCGACGCATTCCatcattgaataatattttttttatgaagaaaattttttaaaaaatagatataattgcaaaaacaatatttattttttacaacagcTTAAACAGTGAGAAAATACCCTTATGCCAGCTGACCCGGTTTGAGTAGTTTCAATTTGAGCTACCAGATGGCAATACCAGTACTTACCATTTACCAATTGAATTGATAGTCATTTTTTGCTCTTCTAAGGTCGACCGTCATCTCTGTGGTTTCTGTAGATTGCATATGACAACACACTGTTCTCTCTCTTcgcttttttgtagagcgcATTTCGTTTATTCATCCGTTCTTTAAGATGGTCAGAGAGCCACGGCGAAGGTGGCTCcgtgaccttgaaaatccaaagGGATGCATGAATATCGACAGAAGAATTAACAGAGTTTGTAAACGAAGTTCCGTAAGTGTCTATATCTGCAGCTGAGGTATCGGAACGGCCAATGTCAATTTGATTTGCACAATGAAGCGACGTTGGCGAGTTTATATACGATTGGTCATCAAATCGGGACAGATAGCGTATCATAATTGATTGCGGCCGAGTTTCGAAACAATCAGACACATATGATAATACAAGTAAGTCATGAGTATTGACAAACGGAGCATCCGACTCACTAAAAGAAACAATCTTGTCAGGATTATCAACAATAAATTATGGGTCATTCCATGTCAATTCAACGACGTTGCGAGGGTGACCCTCTcagatttttatgattttttaatatatttttatgattttttaatatgttttcatttatataGAAAGAAGTCCTCAGCTACATTTTTAGCTCTTTATCTCTTCCCATTCCGGAGTTGTCGATTTCTgaagaaattaacgaaaaaaattcatgtttcTGACAACAATTGAAATAACTTTATCTTCATTTATAAGATAGGATCCCCATGGGCAAACGATCTAATGTTGTGtacaaaataccttgcaatgaTTGCAACCAAGTTTATATCGGACAAACTGGCCGCCATCTAAACACTAGAATCGAAGAACATCAACGCAATGTACATGAGATTGAAGAACGTCACTGTTTTGGTCGTTTGATCAGAGTTCTTCTCTAACTTCAATCGGAATGGGATGAGTGAGTGAgagggtaaataaataaataacacaattTCGCGGGAAAGACAAGACGCTTGCTTCGGCATAAAAACCCTCACGGTGCAGAGGGAAAAGCCGAAGCAAGACCAGTGTTTATTAACTGCCAATCAGATCATCATAAAACAGGATAATACAGCCGCTGGTGCGTTCCTTGTCAACCAgattgaatgatcattcaatgATCTTAAGCCAACTTATCTAAGTCTCCATGAGAAACCGTGCTCCGCAACTTCCACGCACTCGTGGAAGCCGGGAGTGGGGAGCGTCAAGGTGGCCCAATGCCGTGCAAACAGCGGTCCCGACGTCTCGGGAACCAACGCTGAAGCAATGACGCTCGCCCGGGAGACGGGCACCTCCGGCCCTACTAGAGGGTGTGCCGCGTCTCCCCCTCATCCGGGAGACGGGCACCTCCGGCCCTACTAGAGGGTGTGCCGCGTCTCCTCCGACCGTGTTAAACGGATAAATCTTAAAACTACGCGAGACGAAGTAATCGACGCGCGTGTCTAAGGAGAACCTAACACGTCCTACCTATTCGAGCGCTCGAGACTAACTGACTTGCGCTGCGCCCTCACCGGCCAAGCGAACGGACGTAACTGCCGATTCGAGTATCGGCTCACGAATTTCTGACGTGGGCAATAAGTACGTAATTTGAATTACTCTAACGTTGAACTACTCGTCATGTGGAATAAGAAAGTAAATCTACTGTTGTGACTCTTTAGTCACCTTATACGTGGTAAATAGGTgcaatatacaaatataacgAAACTACAGTATTTGCtatgataaatttacaaaactaatataataataataaagtggCGCGAACATCCCGCCCGCCTTCGTCCAACAGACGAATCCTCAGGCCTCCGACATTGCCCTACGCCCTTTGCCGCCATCTTCGAGGTGCAGCGGGCATAGACGAGAGATGTGCCGCCGTAGAGTGGTAGTTGCTGTTTTAATCGTGACCACCCTCACAAGGCCATCCGGGCCGGGTGGAGTTTGATTATTCTTCCTAGAGGCTACTTCTTGTCTCGTTCAAAtacacttttatttattctctgATTCATGACGCTTTACAATCTGGCGCACACACTGTTGAGTGAGTATTCTCGCACTCGAATCGCCCGCGCCTGCGTGCGCAGGTCTCTGGGAGTGTACGCCATGTTTGACAGATTGTGTGGAGACTGAGAGGGCGTGAGAGTCACCGCGGCGGAAGCCGAGTTTAGTCGAGTACTTCCGGATGACGTGTAAGCAACGTgctgcaaaataaaattcacaaaacaCACGTGTCGAATTCAGTCGTTCTACTAGATCGCAATTCCTCAAAATACTCGAATCCAAGCCACTGAAACTGtcaattatttctttctgAGATTCCGATAACCCGAAGTGATAATCAATCCGATCCATGTAATCCAATCAAATCAGACGCCGGAATCCCGGCTCGGACTCACGGACACCCAGTGTCCCCGCCGAAGGGAACAAGACGCCGCCCCATATGCACCCAGGACCACTCGCGTCCAACTCCGAATCGACGGATTTTCTCCCTTATGCCGTGACTGCCAAAAACCAATATTTACACCACCGCTCCGAGAGGAAAGTCAACCCCCTCATCAATAACCAACTGCGAAAGCGTGCGGATGGCCAGATATGGGGCACAAGTCGTCCCGCACGCGACAGCATTCAAACGGTAATCAACAGGACCGGCGTCAGCGATCGTCGCCCACACACCCCTCTGCAGATCCCGGTCCTCGCGCACGACCAGAGCCCGCCGGAACACCCTCACCATGTCCACGATAAACGCAAAACGGTATTTTCGCCAATTTGAGAGGATCAATGACAGATCGCTCTGGAGGGGGGGTCCTGACCACAAAAAGTTATTCAGGCAGTGCGCTTCGCGAGTTGTCCGAGAGGCATCAAACACAACGCGAAGTTTCCATTTGTCACCTGAAGCCTGAATCACTGCGTGATGTGGAAGGTACCACGCGTCCTCGCACCGTATTTCTAAGGCCGGGACTCGAGTCATATGTCCCAGGCGTTCGTAGTCCCTCATGAAGCTACCGTATGCCTCAGCCAATCTAGCGTCTCGCGACAGTCGACGTTGCATACCAGAGAGAGATTTAAGCGCCATTGATCCAGTCTCGTTAGCCACCCTAGGATGCTCCGGTCCCACAGGAAGCCAGACCCCGCACCGACCTCGCGAGTCGCGACTGTGAGCCTCCCCGAACAAATGCTCAGCCATCTCGTCCTCGGGCGTCAATCCACCCGAATTCGGAGCAATCTCCTCGAGAGACCAAAAGCGCCGCAGGACCCGCTCCAAATCCGGCTCACCCAAGCAATGAAGTGCCCGTGTTGGCAAGGAAGAGTGAGCCCTGTCCGCCCGCCGTTTGTCGGACCGCACCATACCGGAAATCACCCAACCAAAAGCCGTACTTTGAGCGACAAGTTGTGAGGTAGGGAACCGTTTCAAGCCGGGACGGAGCAACTGGCCATAAACATCAGCGCCCAAAATCACGTCTACATCTTGGGAAACCGAAAAGTCCGGATCCACCAGCGCAAGACCCTCAAATTGTCGCAAATCTAGATCGCCAAATCTATCCGATGGGAGACGCGAGGTGAGTTTTGGGAGGACGAGCGCGTCTGTTTCGAATTCGAATTTAGGATTGCCGCAGGACCGCAGCACCAGTGTGGTGGGAAACCTTACGGGGTTGGGGTCCCGCAGGTGTTGAAGCCGACCTCTTCTCCGTTCGACACTCGAGCGCGATCATAGTCAAGGCCTGAGTTCTCCGTTCCAAAAACTTTATCAAGTCCGTGAATTTCGGGAGTGAACGAAGAGAGCTGGTACCCTCCGAGAGGTCACCCTGGCTCAGCTCCGCTTCCCACAACCTTCGCGACTCCTGAATTCGCCCTGAACCCTGAATACACCCTGAATTCGCCCGAACCAATCATCGGTGACGTACGGGTCGGCATCCGCGTTTTCTCGAACGATGATCTCAGCGTGAGCCTTACGAACCTCTGTCCAAATTTCATTTAGAGCGTCAAGTCGCGATTTAACGACTCGTTTCGTAAGCGTATCTCGCGGTTTGCTTGTTAACCTCTGCCGCAAGCCTTCTATTTCGCCTTCACGAGCCCGCTGCAATGCAGTAAGCTTCTGTAAGGCTACTGGAGCCATGTCGCGATGAAGTTTGATTGAAAACTGTTATAACTCGAGGGGTCCAAACGAACGTGTATCACAGTCGAAGAACCAAACGCAACTGAGCGAGGAAGGCAAAGGTAATAGGCATACACGATGACAATACGACCACGTATTACAATACCTCGCCTGTTAGTTAGTGTCGCGCGAAGGCCTAGTGCCACGCTAATCCTAATCCCTAAGCCTCGTCTCGGCTTACACACGTACAGGACATACACAAGACGCACCAGCCAGTACCAGGTGACAAGTTAACACGAACTTGACTAACAAGAAAAACCCAATCACTCACTCCTCACCCGGGGCACCATGTTTTGGTCGTTTGATCAGAGTTCTTCTCTAACTTCAATCGGAATGGGATGAGTGAGTGAgagggtaaataaataaataacacaattTCGCGGGAAAGACAAGACGCTTGCTTCGGCATAAAAACCCTCACGGTGCAGAGGGAAAAGCCGAAGCAAGACCAGTGTTTATTAACTGCCAATCAGATCATCATAAAACAGGATAATACAGCCGCTGGTGCGTTCCTTGTCAACCAgattgaatgatcattcaatgATCTTAAGCCAACTTATCTAAGTCTCCATGAGAAACCGTGCTCCGCAACTTCCACGCACTCGTGGAAGCCGGGAGTGGGGAGCGTCAAGGTGGCCCAATGCCGTGCAAACAGCGGTCCCGACGTCTCGGGAACCAACGCTGAAGCAATGACGCTCGCCCGGGAGACGGGCACCTCCGGCCCTACTAGAGGGTGTGCCGCGTCTCCCCCTCATCCGGGAGACGGGCACCTCCGGCCCTACTAGAGGGTGTGCCGCGTCTCCTCCGACCGTGTTAAACGGATAAATCTTAAAACTACGCGAGACGAAGTAATCGACGCGCGTGTCTAAGGAGAACCTAACACGTCCTACCTATTCGAGCGCTCGAGACTAACTGACTTGCGCTGCGCCCTCACCGGCCAAGCGAACGGACGTAACTGCCGATTCGAGTATCGGCTCACGAATTTCTGACGTGGGCAATAAGTACGTAATTTGAATTACTCTAACGTTGAACTACTCGTCATGTGGAATAAGAAAGTAAATCTACTGTTGTGACTCTTTAGTCACCTTATACGTGGTAAATAGGTgcaatatacaaatataacgAAACTACAGTATTTGCtatgataaatttacaaaactaatataataataataaagtggCGCGAACAGTCACACTGCTCTAACAAAACATATGACCAATAAACAACATACTTTTAGCTACGACAATACAAACATCCTCTGTGAAGAacctaattattataaaaggctattattagaaatgtgcaatattgtaggAGACACTAATTCCGTTAACCTTAGACAATATGTTGAACATCTAAGTAACATTTACAAACCGctaatctccgcccacacaccacatattgtttaaccttaactagacacataaaattattgtccCCATGGCACagtttttttacataatttttttgttttttgtatatatgtttatatttggttcaccttcactctggatcatatttgtttctcccatcagtcgttattcaccagTTGACCCGATCggtttaacaaaaaatttttgttagacGTGGAGACCATAGTCATAAAGATCCTAGCTCCACTTTCTTGGACATCGTGTAAACTAATTTTACTGCTAAAAAAACCTTCTGTAAAACATTTTAATACGTTGACATGTAGACTGTGAAGATACGTAGTTTTacaatctttttaattaatgacctCCAACTTGTAACTCCTACACGTTAAACAACCAGAGGAGCCGACAATGACTACCGTTACTCACAGAACATTGTCTCCgcaaattgtaatttatgaATTCGACTGTATCTTAGTCCGCTTACTataaaaaggtaaataactCTCCAAgtctatctttttttcaaataatcaaaatgtACTCACTAacctataatatataatagccccaagagtattacatctacagTATTTAATGTCTGCTTgtacttttcttataaaaaatttatgttgttcttgacagttaaataaataaatcgttctgaggagggcccatatccgggccgaaacgttaacagaaaatacgtttacataattgaccgatcaccaagattcaatAATAGATTATATgcgaggtcgagaattcctACCCTTCATATCGAAATAACTTTgtcaaatacaaaaatttttacgtattTTATGGTGctctttctgaaaaaaaatacggaaattgaaataatattttatcgatgtttttttggccatttttgatcgaaaaattggattttcgTTCAATGGGACACTTgattttatccaaaaaaaattaccaaattttacgttgaaacacaaaatttttgaaccaTAATAGAAGATGGGCTTCCAATAACTTCTagcgaaaataatttaaaaacaaattttttttcggtaattttgatttatatagaagttgaatttttgtcTAAAATTGACTACGAAAcgatggaaagaaaattgttaGACCTTTTTAGTAGTGCAAAACC from Neodiprion virginianus isolate iyNeoVirg1 chromosome 3, iyNeoVirg1.1, whole genome shotgun sequence encodes the following:
- the LOC124301479 gene encoding uncharacterized protein LOC124301479, with product MAPVALQKLTALQRAREGEIEGLRQRLTSKPRDTLTKRVVKSRLDALNEIWTEVRKAHAEIIVRENADADPYVTDDWFGRIQGVFRVQGEFRSREDALVLPKLTSRLPSDRFGDLDLRQFEGLALVDPDFSVSQDVDVILGADVYGQLLRPGLKRFPTSQLVAQSTAFGWVISGMVRSDKRRADRAHSSLPTRALHCLGEPDLERVLRRFWSLEEIAPNSGGLTPEDEMAEHLFGEAHSRDSRGRCGVWLPVGPEHPRVANETGSMALKSLSGMQRRLSRDARLAEAYGSFMRDYERLGHMTRVPALEIRCEDAWYLPHHAVIQASGDKWKLRVVFDASRTTREAHCLNNFLWSGPPLQSDLSLILSNWRKYRFAFIVDMVRVFRRALVVREDRDLQRGVWATIADAGPVDYRLNAVACGTTCAPYLAIRTLSQLVIDEGVDFPLGAVV